The Leifsonia sp. ZF2019 DNA segment CGCGACCGTGAGCGAGTAGGCGGCTGTCTGCGCGCCGGGGAGCAGACCCGTGATGACGGCCGGGATGCCGATCGCGGCCCCGGCGGCGACGGGGATGAGCTGCAGCTCCGGCCGGTAGGGGGTCAGAGCCAGGGCCGCCCCGCCGACCACGACCGCGCCGAGGCCCGCGGCCGCGAGCGGCCACCCCCAGAGGTCCCACGCGCCGGGGACGGCCAGGTAGCCGGCGACGGCGCCGAAGGCCGCGGACGCGAGGCCCAGGCCGCATCCCGCCTCCGGCTGGCCGACACGCGAGAGCACGGCCGAGGTGGTGACCAGGAGGACCGCTCCGCAGATCGCGACGATGAGACCGATCGCGAGCGCGTGCCCGGCGGCGACGAGCAGCACCGCGCACACGCCGAGCATCGTCAAGCTCACGGCGAGGGCGGTGCGGGTGTTGTCGGCAGGAGTCCAGGGACGGTGCTGCTCTGTCGTCGCGTCGAGCACGGCCTCGACGATGTCGTCGTACACGAGCGGCTCGGCGAGCAGCGCGCCCCGGGCGAGCGTCAGCAGCTCGCCCTCCTGGAGGCCCTGGTCGAGGGCGCCGCGACTCGGGTCGACGGTGCTGCCGTCGGCGCGCTGCAGCGTGTAGCCGACATGGGTCATGGTCGGGTCGAGCACGCCCAGGCTGCGGGCGAAGCCCGGCATGAGCTCGATGAGCGGGAGGTGCGCCGGCACGCCGACGTCGAGG contains these protein-coding regions:
- the eccD gene encoding type VII secretion integral membrane protein EccD, with the protein product MSQSVSTVRALLRISVQSEGRRLDVGVPAHLPLIELMPGFARSLGVLDPTMTHVGYTLQRADGSTVDPSRGALDQGLQEGELLTLARGALLAEPLVYDDIVEAVLDATTEQHRPWTPADNTRTALAVSLTMLGVCAVLLVAAGHALAIGLIVAICGAVLLVTTSAVLSRVGQPEAGCGLGLASAAFGAVAGYLAVPGAWDLWGWPLAAAGLGAVVVGGAALALTPYRPELQLIPVAAGAAIGIPAVITGLLPGAQTAAYSLTVAIVATLANALPWLALSSTRLRVISPQSDSEVFAAPAPIDAEDVRRRAAAGQRALVALRLALGLAVLAATPVVAGSTPLGAVLCALAFVGLMFPARQSYSRSNVLTLMALGTAGVAATGLTVAVAQPGLIPTLLVVLGAVTVITIVVTLLDPRVRVRLGRLADTAEVVVLALLLPIGVIAAGLA